CGGGATAAATTTAATTCATCAATTAATCTTATGGAATCATCATTCTTTTTAAGATCCATATTGGGATTAGTTTGCAAAATACGTTTTAAAATTGGACTTTGTACAGTTTCACGCACTTCTGCCAGCCTGCCTGTGAGCCAGGTATCAATATGCTTTGTAGATTCCTCAGTCCTTATGGACATAGCATTGATAAGTTCTGTTTCTATTACATTTTTTGATTGTATATATGCTACTCCTGTTAATATTAATAATCCTGCTATAACCAATGGTAAAATCATAGCAATAAGTTTAGATTTAAAAGACATTTTCATAAATTTTTATCTCCTTGTAATAATTAAAAGTTGTCTCACAATGCATATACACACTGTGAGACGTCTTTTTAGTTTTATACTATTATAAGTAGCTACTGAAATCTAATTTTTTATAGGTAAATAAATTTATTTTAATTGCATTAAATATTTATTTCTTTTGAGAGCTCTCCTCTTTTTGGAATTCACCATTATAAAGCCATACATGTCCCAATCTGTCTCTAGTATTATCAAAAGTCTTTCTATCTCTTATATGTTTAGCAGGCATTCCTGCTACCAAAGAATTTGGTGCAACATTTTTGTTTACTAAAGAACAAGCTGCAACTATGGACTGTTCTCCAATTGTTGTATCTGGTAATATAGTTGAATTTGAATATATCTTTGCATAATCTTTTATTATAACAGGGGCATAAGTTCTCAGTGAATGATCATGTTCTGCATGAGAATGTGTAAATATTGTTACTCCTTCTCCTATTCCTACTGAGTTTCCAACTATTAAACCACCTTTGGCATCTATAAGTGTTCCTTTATTTATAAAAACATTGTCACCTATTTCCATATTATCTGGCACATTGAAACGAACATTTTCTTCGCATATAAAATTTTTTCCACAAGACTTAAATAGCTTATTTGCTAGTATTGCTCTAAATGGAATGGCAAAGTTAGCTATAAGACACATAGGAGACTTGTCCAATGCATCCCATAAAAAATGTAGATATCTCTTTTCTTCTGAAAAACCTATTTCTTTGTTTTTAGGTAGATAGTCTCCATATAATTGAATTTCATCTAGTATTTCAAAGGGAAAAGAACATTTTAAAATATTTAATATATGTATTACTCCCTCTTTATTTAAATCTTTTTGTATGATGTTTTCCATTTGTATAAGTAAATCATCTATTTTGTTCATATATTATTTATGACTATTAAAATCGTAAAAAAATAATCATATCCTCCTTTTTTGTTTTATCAGTATTTACGATTTTTTTAAGATGAATATTAAATATTCAAACTTGAAATTATACTTTTTAATGAATTAGCTGATTCTTTAAGTTTTTTTACCTCGCCTATGTTCAACGGGATATCTATTACTTTTTCTATACCTGAAGAATTTATAATAGTTGGAAGTGATATACATACATCATTAATTCCGTAATAAGTTGAACCTTTTTTCTCTATTATTTTGTATGCAGACTCTACTACTTCTTTATGTATTATATCTCTTATTTTTTCAACCTTGTGATGTTTATTCAAAAACTTTTCCATATCTACACCTAAGATATTTACTGCACTCCATACAGGAACAGAACTATCCCCATGCTCACCAATTATATAGGCACATATATCTCTGCTGTCTACATTAATATATTCACTTATTAAAAATTTAAATCTTGAAGTGTCTAAAATTGTTCCAGAACCTATTATCTTCTTTGATTCAGTATCAATTAATTTATTTGCTACAAAAGTTAAAACA
This genomic window from Clostridium pasteurianum DSM 525 = ATCC 6013 contains:
- a CDS encoding acyltransferase, with amino-acid sequence MNKIDDLLIQMENIIQKDLNKEGVIHILNILKCSFPFEILDEIQLYGDYLPKNKEIGFSEEKRYLHFLWDALDKSPMCLIANFAIPFRAILANKLFKSCGKNFICEENVRFNVPDNMEIGDNVFINKGTLIDAKGGLIVGNSVGIGEGVTIFTHSHAEHDHSLRTYAPVIIKDYAKIYSNSTILPDTTIGEQSIVAACSLVNKNVAPNSLVAGMPAKHIRDRKTFDNTRDRLGHVWLYNGEFQKEESSQKK
- a CDS encoding lactate/malate family dehydrogenase; amino-acid sequence: MFKTKISIIGAGLVGSSIAHTLMLSSIVTDIILVDMNMEKAEGEAMDLNHCIPSIMPIKVKAGKYCDCADSKIIIITAGTIQKPGESRLNLTQRNTDIMKSIISEIKDYCKDSIILIVSNPVDVLTFVANKLIDTESKKIIGSGTILDTSRFKFLISEYINVDSRDICAYIIGEHGDSSVPVWSAVNILGVDMEKFLNKHHKVEKIRDIIHKEVVESAYKIIEKKGSTYYGINDVCISLPTIINSSGIEKVIDIPLNIGEVKKLKESANSLKSIISSLNI